The sequence TCAAGAACTACAACGACGTGCGCGAAGGCGATCTGATCGAAGTCTACGAGCGCGTCGAAGTGGAAGCGGAGGATTGATCCCGTGGCCCGTGACTACGAGCGCTCCCAGCGGGTCGCCTCTCAGCTCCAGCGCGAGCTGGCGGATCTGATCCGCCACGAGATCAAGGATCCGCGTCTGGGCTGGGTGACGGTGGACGACGTGGAGGTCAGCCGCGACCTGTCGGTGGCCAAGGTCTACGTTTCCACCCTGGAAATGGACCGGATCGACACCACCCTGGAGATCCTTCAGGGTGCCGCGCCGTTCCTGCGCCACGAACTGGGAAAGCGCCTCCACATCCGCCAGATCCCGGAGCTGCGCTTCTTCAAGGACACCGCCATCGAAGCCGGCATGCGCATCACCCAACTGTTGGACGAACTCAAGAAGGAAGAACCCAAGGATGAGTAAACCGAGACGCCGCAAAGGCGATGCCATCGACGGCATCCTGCTGCTGGACAAGTCGCCGGGGCTGACTTCCAATCAGGCCCTGCAGCAGGCCAAGCGCCTGCTGGCGGCCCGCAAGGCGGGGCACACCGGCAGTCTCGACCCGTTGGCCACCGGCCTGTTGCCGGTGTGTTTCGGCGAGGCCACCAAGATTTCCGCCTTTCTGCTCGACAGCGACAAGCGCTACTGGGTGCTGGTGCGCCTGGGAACCGCCACCGCCACCGGCGATGCCGAGGGCGAGATCCGGGAACGCAAGCCGGTGCCCGAACTGAGCCGGGAACGGATCGAGGCGGCGCTGGCGCGCTTCCGCGGCGAAATCATGCAGATTCCGCCCATGTACTCGGCCCTCAAGCAGGGCGGCCAGCGCCTGTACGATCTGGCGCGCCAGGGCATTGAGGTGGAACGGCCGCCGCGCCGGGTCGTCATTCATGAACTAAAGCTGCTCGATTTCGGCCCCGATTTTTTGGAATTGGAGGTGTTTTGTTCCAAGGGCACCTTCATTCGCACCCTGGCCGAGGACATCGCCGGGGCGCTGGACACTCTGGGGCACGTGGAGCAGCTGCGCCGCACCGCGGTGGGCGATTTCGCCATCGATGATGCCGTGACCCTGGAGGCGCTGGCAGAGATGCCGCTGGCCGAACGCTGCGCCCTGCTGCTGCCCATCGACCGGGCGGTGGCCTCCTGGCCCGAGATCCGGCTGGGCGATGAGATGGCCTTCTATCTTCTCAGGGGACAGCCGGTGCTGATCCCCAAACTGCAGGCGGAGGGATTCGTGCGCCTGTATAATCGCGAGGGAGCGTTTATCGGCGTGGGTGAAGTACTCGATGATGGTCGGGTTGCCCCGCGCCGCCTGTTCAATCTATCCAAATCGAAACCATCAGCCTAGGAGTGAAATCATGCCGTTGACCGCTGAAGAAAAGCGCAAGATCATGCAGGAATACCAACGCAGCGAAGGGGACACCGGCTCCCCGGAAGTGCAGGTGGCGCTGTTGACCGCCCGCATCAACCAGCTGACCCCCCACTTCCAGCAGCACAAGAAGGACGTCCACTCGCGCCGTGGCCTGCTGCGTCTGGTCAATCAGCGCCGCAAACTGTTGAACTATCTCAAGCGCAAGGACATCGAGCGTTACCGCTCGCTCATCGAGCGCCTGGGACTACGTAAGTAAGAAGCCATATGAAACCGATTCGCAAAGAATTCCAGTACGGTGACCGCACCGTCGTCATGGAAACCGGCGAGATCGCCCGTCAGGCCGACGGCGCGGTTCTGGTCAACATGGACGGCACCGTCGTCCTGGTGACCGCGGTGGGCAGCCGAGAGGCGGCCCCCGGCACCGATTTCTTCCCTCTGACCGTCAACTATCAGGAAAAAGCCTACGCCGCCGGCCGCATCCCCGGCGGCTTTTTCAAGCGTGAAGGCCGGCCTTCCGAAAAGGAAACCCTGACCTCGCGCCTCATCGACCGGCCGATCCGCCCCCTGTTTCCCGACGGCTTCCACAACGAGGTCCAGGTCATCGCCACGGTGCTGTCCTCCAATCCCGAGGTGGACGGCGACATCCCGGCCCTGATCGGCGCCTCGGCGGCCCTGGCCATTTCCGGCCTGCCGTTCCACGGACCCATCGGCGCCGCCCGGATCGGCTACAAGGACGGCCAGTACCTGCTCAATCCCACCCTGACCCAGCTGGACGACTCCCAGCTCGATCTGGTGGTGGCCGGGACCGAGAACGCGGTGCTGATGGTGGAATCGGAAGCCAAGGAGCTGCCGGAAGACGTCATGCTCGGTGCGGTCCTCTACGGCCACGAGCAGATGCAGGCGGTGATCGGCGCCATCAAGGAACTGGTGGAAATGGTCCAGCCCGAGCCCTGGGAGTGGCATGCCCCGCAGCCCAACCCCGAGCTCGAAGCCCTGGTGGAATCCCACGCCAAGGACGCCCTGCTGGTGGCCTACCAGATCCGTCCCAAGAAGGAACGCTCCCTCAAGCTCAAGGAGATCCGCAAGGCGGTGGTCGAGGCGCTCACTGCCGACGAGCGTTTCGAGCCGGCGGCGGTCAAGGAGGCCCTGGAGAAGCTGGAGAAGAAACTGGTGCGCGCCCGCATCCTGCAGGACCAGGTCCGTATCGACGGCCGCGGCCTGGAGGACATCCGCCCGATCCACATCCGCACCGGCGTGTTGCCCCGGACCCACGGTTCAGCGCTGTTCACCCGGGGCGAGACCCAGGCCCTGGTGATTGCCACCCTGGGCACCGGCCGCGACGCCCAGCTGATCGACGCCATCGAAGGGGAATACTTAGAGTCCTTCATGCTCCACTACAACTTCCCGCCCTTCTGCGTCGGGGAGGTGGGGTTCGTGGGCTCGCCCAAGCGCCGTGAGATCGGCCACGGCAGGCTGGCCAAGCGCGCCATCCAGGCGGTGATGCCCAGGGAGGAGGAATTCCCCTACGTGATCCGGGTGGTGTCGGAGATCACCGAGTCCAACGGCTCCAGCTCCATGGCCAGCGTCTGCGGCACCAGTCTGGCGCTGATGGACGCCGGAGTTCCCATCAAGGCACCGGTGGCCGGTATCGCCATGGGCCTGATCAAGGAAGGTGACGGGCACGCGGTGCTGTCCGACATCATGGGCGACGAGGATCACCTCGGCGACATGGACTTCAAGGTCGCCGGCACCGCCGACGGCGTCACCGCCCTGCAGATGGATATCAAGATCGAGGGCATCACCCCTGAGATCATGGGCAAGGCCATGGAGCAGGCCAAGCGCGGCCGCTTCCACATCCTCGACAGGATGAACCAGGTGCTGGCCGAGCCGCGGGCGGAGATGTCCGACTATGCCCCCAGGATCACTTCGTTCCGCATCGACCCGAGCAAGATCCGCGACGTCATCGGCAAGGGCGGGGCCACCATCCGCAGCATCACCGACGAAACCGGCGTCAGCATCGATATCAGCGACGACGGGGTGGTCAAGATCGCCTCGGTGGACAAGCAGGCCGGCCATGAGGCCCGCCGCCGCATCGAGGAGATCGTCGCCGACGTCGAGGTGGGCAAGGTGTACGAGGGCAAGGTGGTCCGCATCATGGACTTCGGCGCCTTCGTCAACATCCTGCCGGGACGCGACGGCCTGCTGCACATTTCCCAGATCACCGAGGGCCGGCTGGAGAACGTCCGCGACGTGCTCAAGGAGGGTGACGTGGTCCGGGTCAAGGTGCTGGAAATCGACCGTCAGGGCCGGGTGCGCCTGTCCATGAAGGGCGTGCCGCAGCCGAAGAAGCACTGACCGCCGGCGAAACCAAACCGGTGCGCTGAAAGGGGCGGTGGATCTGCGGATCTGCCGCCTTTTTTGTGTCAGGCGGCGGCCGTGACCCGGTTGCGGCCCTGTTCCTTGCTATGGTACAGGGCCACGTCGGCGCGGTGGATCAGGGTCTTGACGTCCTCGCCGGGGGAGGCGGTGGCCAGGCCGATGCTGACGGTCAGAGGGGCGGGCAGCGGCAGTTCAGGCTGGTTGGCAGCGATGGCGTGGCAGAGGCGCTCGGCCAGGCGTTTACCGTCGTGGGAATCGGTGTCAGGCGCAATGACCAGAAACTCCTCGCCGCCGAAACGGCAGGCCACGTCGCAGCTGCGCAGTGTCTCCCGCAGGATGCGGGCGGAATGGACCAGGACCCGGTCGCCGGCCTCGTGACCCAGGGTGTCGTTGATGCGTTTGAAGTGGTCGAGGTCCAGGATCATCACGCTCAGGGGGCGACCGCCGCGCCGGCTTTCGGCCAGCTCCTGGTTCAGGCGCTCGATGGCGTAGCGGCGGTTGGGAAGCCCCGTGAGGAAGTCGGTGTGGGCCAGCTGTTCCAGCTTGCGGTTGAGCAGTTCCAGCTCCCTGGCCCGATGTTCCAGGGCGGCGTGCTCGCGCGTCAGGGCCTCCTGCAGGGAGACGATACGCTGGGCGCTCTTGATGCGGGCCAACAGCACCCGCAGCGACACCGGCTTGGTGACGTAGTCGTCGATGCCGGCATCGAAGGCGCGCACCAGCTCGTCCTCGGTTTCGCTGGCGGTGAGCATGATGACATAGATCGATTCCCCCAGGGGGGAGTCGCGCAGGGTGCGGCACAGGGTCAGGCCGTCCAGGGGTTGCATGTGCCAGTCGGTGATGACCAGCTGCGGCGGGCATTCCAGGATCTTTTTCAGCGCCGCCTTGCCATCCTTGACCGTTTCCACCTGGTGGCCGGCCTGCTTGAGCTGCTTGCTCAGGCGCAGCAGCAGCATGGCGTCGTCGTCCACCAGCAGGATCTTCATGCCGGGCAGTTTCTCCTGCGCGCGTGTGGCGGGTTTGCGTTCGCCGGCCGGTTTCGCCTTCTTGGGGAGGCGGGTGGGAATCTCGATCAGCTAGCCCCAGGCGTGCCATTCAGCTTCGCTCTGGGACAGGAATTCTTCAATTGCCAGTTCGGGCAGGGCGCGCTGGAGGGGTTTTTCCAGGGCCGCCTGGATTTCCGGCCTGGCTTCCGGTTCTGCCAGGAACCAGCGCCGGACCTGGCGGGCCAGGGCGAAGACCCAGGCCAGCCGGGCGGGGCGGTCGGTCGGCTGCGGCGGGGGCTTGTAGCTGTGCTGCAGGGCCTCGATGAAGACCGTCGGCAGACGCCAGTCGTGGAGCAGCAGCCCTGTGAGGGCGCGGTGGTCGATGGCGAAACGCTCCCGCTCCAGTTCGGTGAGGTTGCGCCCGCCGGCCCGGCGCAGGCAGTCGGCGTATTCCTCAGGCCAGGCGGTGGCCAGGGCCAGGCGGCCGATGTCGGCCAGAAGCCCCATAGTGAAGGATTCCTCCGGGGCGGCGATGCGCCCGTGCTTCACCAGCAGGGCGGCGGCGACCCCCTGGGCCAGGGAACCGGCCCAGAAGCGGGGATAGTCGAATCGGTCGCATTTGCCGGTGCGGTAGTGGCCCACCAGCGACAGCCCCAGCACCAGATTGCGGACACCGTTCATGCCGATACGGGCGACCGCTTCCTTGACGGCGACGATGGGACGGACAGGGGCGACGAGCGGCGAGTTGGCGAACTTGAGCAGGCGGGCGCTGAGGGCCGGGTCGGCCTGCACCAGACGGGTCAGCTCGTCTAGGTCGGCGTCCTCCTGTTCCACCAGCTGGAGGATGGCCAGCGCCACCCCGGGCGGGGAGGGGAGGCGGTCGGCGGCTTTCAGCTCCTCGAAATCGAATTCAACTGACATGTTCGCTCTCTGCGGCCAGGACGTTCATGACCTGGCGTGTGGTTTGGCTCAGGGTGGCGACCGCGGCAGGATCGAAATTCCCGTCGCGGGCGGCCTGCTCCAGGGCGGCGGCCTGCTGCTGCAAGGTTTCGGCGTGGAAATGGCCGGCCATGCCCTTGAGGGCGTGGGCCGCCTCGGCGATCCCCTGGCAGTCGCAGGCAGAAGCCGCCGCCGCCAGCGCTTCCAGGCGGGCGGGGGCGTCGTCCAGGAACAGGGCGATCATGTCCTGGAGCAGTTCCTCGTCACCGTCCAGCTGCGCCAGGCTGGCCTCACGGTCCCACAGGGCGGAGGTCCGGGTTTCGGCCTCCGGCCGGGGATCGGATTCAGGTTCTGTCTCACCGCCCAGATAACGTTCGAGCATGGCCTCGAGCGCCGGGCGGCGCAGCGGTTTGCTGAGATAGTCGTCCATCCCCGCCGCCAGGCACTTTTCCCGCTCGCCCTCGCCGGCGTGGGCGGTGAGGGCGATTACCGGCAGGCGGCGGCCGTTTTCCCGCTCCCGGAGCCTGCGAGTGGCCTCGTAGCCGTCCATTTCCGGCATCTGGCAGTCCATCAGCACTAGGTCGAAGGTTTCTCGTTCCAGAGTTTCCAAGGCCAGACGGCCATTCTCGACGATTTTCGCCTCCAGCGCCAGTTTCTCCAGCACGCGGCCGATCAGCTTGGCGTTGACCGGGTTGTCCTCGGCCACCAGGATGCGCTTGCCGGGCCAGCGCCTGTCCTTTTGGACCTGCGCGGGCGCGGTCGCCGCCGTCTCCGTCTCCGCCGCCGGCGTGGCGGCCAGGGTGTCGCACAACAGCCGGCGCAGGGTGTCCTGGCGCACCGGTTTGAGCAGACAGTGGCGGATGCCGAGGCGGCGGCGTTCGGCCTCGTTCAAGGTCGTGCCCGAGGACAGCAGAATCCGGGGAAGGGGGGCAAGGCGAGGGGCGGCCTGCATGGCGGCGGCCAGCCCGGCGCCGTCCAGATGGGGCATGTGCATGTCGAGGATGACGATGTCGAAATCGGGATTGCGTTCCAGGATGGCCAGCCCCTGACGGCCGTCCTCGGCGGTGGCCGAGGTCATACCGAAGTGCTCCAGGTAACTGGCGACGATCCTGCGGTTGGTGGCGTTGTCGTCGACGATGAGGGCGTGCTTGCCTGCCAGTTCGGCGGCGGCGAGCGGCGCCGGGGCGGTATCGGCGGCCGGCGGCAGCGGCAGGGTGAACCAGAAGGTGCTGCCGCGGCCGGGTTCGCTCTCCACCCCGATCTTCCCGCCCATCTTCTCTACCAGCTGCTTGCTGATGGTCAGCCCCAGGCCGGTGCCGCCGAAGCGGCGGGTGGTGGAGGCGTCGGCCTGGGTGAAGGGCTGGAACAGCCGGTCTTTGACCTCGGGCGTCATGCCGATACCGGTGTCGCAGACCGTAAAGCGTAGCACGTCGTCCTCCTGGGGCTTGAGGGTCACGGTCACCTCGCCGTGTTCAGTGAACTTGATCGCGTTGCCCACCAGATTGGTGAGCACCTGGCGGATGCGGGTGGGATCCCCCAGGCGCCGGGAGGGCAGTTTGGGGGGGACGAACAGGTTGAGATCCAGCCCCTTGGCGTGGGCGCGTGGGGCCAACAGGGTGCAGGTTTCCTCCACCAGTTCCAGCAGATCGAAGGGAATGCGTTCGATTTCCAGTTTGCCGGCCTCCAGCTTGGAGAAGTCGAGGATGTCGTTGAGAATCTCCAGCAGCGCTTCGGCGGAAGAGGCGCAGGTGTTCACCAGTTCCCGCTGCTCGGCGTCCAGGGAAGTGTCGCGTAGCAGATCGAGCATCCCCAGTACCCCGTTCATGGGGGTGCGGATCTCGTGGCTCATGTTGGCCAGGAAAGCACTCTTGGCCTCGGCCAGGGCCAGAGCCTTCTCCTTGGCCGCTTCCAGGGCCCGGCGGGTTTCCTCCTGCAGCAGCGCCAGGGCCAGCATTTCCCCCACCTGGTGCAGCGTCGCCAGCCGTACCGGGTTACGATCCGGGTGGGGATCGGTGTAGAGGAACAGGATGCCCAGGACCTCGTTCTCGTGCACCAGCGGCACGATGTAATGGCCGTGGGGCGTCATGTCCTCGAAGCGGTGCTCGTGGCGCGGATCGCAGAAACAGTCGTCGGAGATCAGCAGCTCTCCGGAAAGCGCCGCCCGCCCGCACAGGCAGGCGCCCAGGGGGATGCAGCGTTCGCGGCGGCGGAATTCCTCCGAAAACCGGCCGTGGAGCACGAACATCTCCAGGCACCGGTCGCCGCGGCGGAACACCCCGCCCTTGCGCTGCAGGTCCAGTACCGGCAGGTCGAAGAGCGTCTCCAGCACCCGGCGGATCCGTTCTTCCAGGGATTGAGGTCCGGCGAGGATGTCGGCGATCTTAAGGCGCGCTTCGGTGTCGGCCTGTTCCATCGCCTGCTGTCGTTCCCGCTCGACTTGGGTGCTGATGTCGCGCTGGATCTGGACGTAGCCGCCCATCTTGCCGTCCTTGCCGATGATGGGGGTGATGCTGATTTCGGCCCAGTACTCGCCGCCGTCCTTGCGCCGCTGCCGCAGGCGGCCGGACCAGGGCCGCCCGGTGGCCAGCTGGCGGTTCATTTCCGCGATCAGGGCAGGGTCGACCTTGGGGGAGTCCAGCTTCGTCGGGCTTTGGCCTTCCAGTTCCGCCGGGGAATAGCCGCTGAGGCGGCACGAAGCGGGATTGGCGTAGGTGATGCGGCCTTCGGCATCGGTGATGAGGATCATCTCGGTGCTGGCGTCCAAAGCGGCTTTGAGGCGGGTTTCGTTCATGATTCCTGGTTCCGATATGGGTGGTGTCATCTCAAAGCGTAGTCAAAACTCACTCTCCCCGCAGGCTGGTCACCGGATCGACCCGGGTTGCCTGCCAGGCCGGGATCGTGCCGGCGGCCACCCCGACGCTTCCGGCCAGCCCCAAGGCGGCCAGGGCATAGCGCCAGTCGATCCGCGCCGGAATTTCCGCCACCTGCCAGGCGATCAGCCCGGCGCCCGCCAGGCCGGCCAGCAGTCCCAGGAGGGCGCCGGCCAGCGCCAGGGCCAGGGCCTCCCCCAGGAACAGCAGCAGCACCTGCCGCCGTCTCGCCCCCAAAGCCCGCAGCAGGCCGATCTCGGCCCGGCGCTCCGCCACCGCCACCGTCTGCAGGGTGAGGATGCCGATGCCGCCCACGAGCAGGGAAACCCCGCCCAGGGCGGCCACCGCCAGGGTCAGGACCTCCAGCACCGAGCCGAGGGTCTCGAGCATCTGGTCCTGGGTGATGAGGGTGAAGTCCTCGCGGCCGTGGCG comes from Methylomarinovum caldicuralii and encodes:
- a CDS encoding diguanylate cyclase, with protein sequence MKILLVDDDAMLLLRLSKQLKQAGHQVETVKDGKAALKKILECPPQLVITDWHMQPLDGLTLCRTLRDSPLGESIYVIMLTASETEDELVRAFDAGIDDYVTKPVSLRVLLARIKSAQRIVSLQEALTREHAALEHRARELELLNRKLEQLAHTDFLTGLPNRRYAIERLNQELAESRRGGRPLSVMILDLDHFKRINDTLGHEAGDRVLVHSARILRETLRSCDVACRFGGEEFLVIAPDTDSHDGKRLAERLCHAIAANQPELPLPAPLTVSIGLATASPGEDVKTLIHRADVALYHSKEQGRNRVTAAA
- a CDS encoding HDOD domain-containing protein, whose product is MSVEFDFEELKAADRLPSPPGVALAILQLVEQEDADLDELTRLVQADPALSARLLKFANSPLVAPVRPIVAVKEAVARIGMNGVRNLVLGLSLVGHYRTGKCDRFDYPRFWAGSLAQGVAAALLVKHGRIAAPEESFTMGLLADIGRLALATAWPEEYADCLRRAGGRNLTELERERFAIDHRALTGLLLHDWRLPTVFIEALQHSYKPPPQPTDRPARLAWVFALARQVRRWFLAEPEARPEIQAALEKPLQRALPELAIEEFLSQSEAEWHAWG
- a CDS encoding response regulator; protein product: MNETRLKAALDASTEMILITDAEGRITYANPASCRLSGYSPAELEGQSPTKLDSPKVDPALIAEMNRQLATGRPWSGRLRQRRKDGGEYWAEISITPIIGKDGKMGGYVQIQRDISTQVERERQQAMEQADTEARLKIADILAGPQSLEERIRRVLETLFDLPVLDLQRKGGVFRRGDRCLEMFVLHGRFSEEFRRRERCIPLGACLCGRAALSGELLISDDCFCDPRHEHRFEDMTPHGHYIVPLVHENEVLGILFLYTDPHPDRNPVRLATLHQVGEMLALALLQEETRRALEAAKEKALALAEAKSAFLANMSHEIRTPMNGVLGMLDLLRDTSLDAEQRELVNTCASSAEALLEILNDILDFSKLEAGKLEIERIPFDLLELVEETCTLLAPRAHAKGLDLNLFVPPKLPSRRLGDPTRIRQVLTNLVGNAIKFTEHGEVTVTLKPQEDDVLRFTVCDTGIGMTPEVKDRLFQPFTQADASTTRRFGGTGLGLTISKQLVEKMGGKIGVESEPGRGSTFWFTLPLPPAADTAPAPLAAAELAGKHALIVDDNATNRRIVASYLEHFGMTSATAEDGRQGLAILERNPDFDIVILDMHMPHLDGAGLAAAMQAAPRLAPLPRILLSSGTTLNEAERRRLGIRHCLLKPVRQDTLRRLLCDTLAATPAAETETAATAPAQVQKDRRWPGKRILVAEDNPVNAKLIGRVLEKLALEAKIVENGRLALETLERETFDLVLMDCQMPEMDGYEATRRLRERENGRRLPVIALTAHAGEGEREKCLAAGMDDYLSKPLRRPALEAMLERYLGGETEPESDPRPEAETRTSALWDREASLAQLDGDEELLQDMIALFLDDAPARLEALAAAASACDCQGIAEAAHALKGMAGHFHAETLQQQAAALEQAARDGNFDPAAVATLSQTTRQVMNVLAAESEHVS
- the pnp gene encoding polyribonucleotide nucleotidyltransferase encodes the protein MKPIRKEFQYGDRTVVMETGEIARQADGAVLVNMDGTVVLVTAVGSREAAPGTDFFPLTVNYQEKAYAAGRIPGGFFKREGRPSEKETLTSRLIDRPIRPLFPDGFHNEVQVIATVLSSNPEVDGDIPALIGASAALAISGLPFHGPIGAARIGYKDGQYLLNPTLTQLDDSQLDLVVAGTENAVLMVESEAKELPEDVMLGAVLYGHEQMQAVIGAIKELVEMVQPEPWEWHAPQPNPELEALVESHAKDALLVAYQIRPKKERSLKLKEIRKAVVEALTADERFEPAAVKEALEKLEKKLVRARILQDQVRIDGRGLEDIRPIHIRTGVLPRTHGSALFTRGETQALVIATLGTGRDAQLIDAIEGEYLESFMLHYNFPPFCVGEVGFVGSPKRREIGHGRLAKRAIQAVMPREEEFPYVIRVVSEITESNGSSSMASVCGTSLALMDAGVPIKAPVAGIAMGLIKEGDGHAVLSDIMGDEDHLGDMDFKVAGTADGVTALQMDIKIEGITPEIMGKAMEQAKRGRFHILDRMNQVLAEPRAEMSDYAPRITSFRIDPSKIRDVIGKGGATIRSITDETGVSIDISDDGVVKIASVDKQAGHEARRRIEEIVADVEVGKVYEGKVVRIMDFGAFVNILPGRDGLLHISQITEGRLENVRDVLKEGDVVRVKVLEIDRQGRVRLSMKGVPQPKKH
- the truB gene encoding tRNA pseudouridine(55) synthase TruB; this encodes MSKPRRRKGDAIDGILLLDKSPGLTSNQALQQAKRLLAARKAGHTGSLDPLATGLLPVCFGEATKISAFLLDSDKRYWVLVRLGTATATGDAEGEIRERKPVPELSRERIEAALARFRGEIMQIPPMYSALKQGGQRLYDLARQGIEVERPPRRVVIHELKLLDFGPDFLELEVFCSKGTFIRTLAEDIAGALDTLGHVEQLRRTAVGDFAIDDAVTLEALAEMPLAERCALLLPIDRAVASWPEIRLGDEMAFYLLRGQPVLIPKLQAEGFVRLYNREGAFIGVGEVLDDGRVAPRRLFNLSKSKPSA
- the rbfA gene encoding 30S ribosome-binding factor RbfA gives rise to the protein MARDYERSQRVASQLQRELADLIRHEIKDPRLGWVTVDDVEVSRDLSVAKVYVSTLEMDRIDTTLEILQGAAPFLRHELGKRLHIRQIPELRFFKDTAIEAGMRITQLLDELKKEEPKDE
- the rpsO gene encoding 30S ribosomal protein S15, with translation MPLTAEEKRKIMQEYQRSEGDTGSPEVQVALLTARINQLTPHFQQHKKDVHSRRGLLRLVNQRRKLLNYLKRKDIERYRSLIERLGLRK